A stretch of Pseudomonas sp. LRP2-20 DNA encodes these proteins:
- a CDS encoding universal stress protein produces the protein MSQFKRLFVMLGPQMRHTPALQRAAALAESSGALLDINVFVDDVDTFGLMSDGHERERLLADNRQWLADEAEQLGNAGLDVSTELLLTRDPLGSVLERIEQLGCDLLIKDVQHEPVLKRLLVTPLDWQLLKESPVAVHLVSDIRLPLPRQIAAAVDLNCHGAGEHLDDQVIHSAHALALQCNAELHLLHVCDAAKTHIADFGAGTVTMPGFDTSVRTAQRAAFNRLGDHHQIALERRHFVEGAAIRAIAQFVSHSRVDVIVMGSHRHDAMQTFLGGTTAHVLEHPLCNVLAIKGTR, from the coding sequence ATGAGCCAGTTCAAGCGTTTGTTCGTCATGCTCGGCCCGCAAATGCGCCATACCCCGGCACTGCAGCGCGCAGCGGCGCTGGCCGAGTCCAGTGGCGCGCTGCTGGATATAAATGTGTTCGTCGACGATGTCGACACCTTCGGCCTGATGAGCGATGGCCACGAGCGTGAGCGGCTGCTCGCCGACAACCGCCAGTGGCTGGCCGACGAGGCCGAGCAGCTGGGCAACGCCGGGCTCGACGTTTCCACCGAACTGCTGCTGACACGCGACCCGCTGGGCAGTGTGCTCGAGCGTATCGAACAGCTGGGTTGCGACCTGTTGATCAAGGACGTGCAGCACGAACCGGTGCTCAAGCGGCTGCTGGTTACCCCACTGGACTGGCAATTGCTCAAGGAAAGCCCGGTGGCCGTGCACCTGGTCAGCGACATCCGCCTGCCACTGCCCCGGCAGATTGCGGCGGCGGTGGACCTCAACTGCCACGGTGCGGGCGAACACCTGGACGATCAGGTGATCCACAGCGCCCATGCCCTGGCCCTGCAATGCAATGCCGAACTCCACCTGCTGCATGTGTGTGATGCAGCCAAGACCCATATCGCCGACTTTGGTGCTGGCACCGTCACCATGCCGGGGTTCGATACCAGCGTGCGCACGGCGCAGCGGGCGGCGTTCAACCGGCTGGGCGACCACCACCAGATTGCGCTGGAGCGGCGGCATTTTGTGGAGGGTGCGGCGATCCGGGCGATTGCCCAGTTCGTCAGCCACAGCCGGGTCGATGTGATCGTGATGGGCAGCCATCGGCATGATGCGATGCAGACATTCCTGGGTGGCACCACCGCGCATGTGCTGGAGCATCCGCTGTGCAATGTGCTGGCGATCAAGGGCACCCGCTGA
- a CDS encoding TonB-dependent siderophore receptor codes for MRRTFVSLCVLQAISPLAFAEPEPLRDSAQIELQALNITSSADSERADGPVDGYKASRSASATRTDTALHETPQSISVVPKDVLEDTGATRLQDGLDYAGGVGRANNFGGQGLTTFTVRGFTTGEFYRNGFPINRGYPNAPDANTVERLEVIRGPATSLYGRGDPGGTFNVVSKQPLSEPKVTLGSQFDDQGMHRATLDATGPLNSDGSLAYRLNVLGEGGESFRDDVESERYDVAPVISWQVNDATKVIFEGDFMRNNHPLDRGLTRLPGQLGTASRDTNIWEKGSDNLLHNDNNMAQLRFEHLLNDNWTLAGGMQWLDGSLKGNAVEANGLQADGRTLGRNFNHRKLEWTDRDYQLNLTGHFDTGGFSHTLLTGIEYEDYDYNSIIQRSAAGANAYPIDIFDPVLGQPRPALTRTTTHDKENLKTWAAFIQDQVALTERLKALAGVRFERYEHDYDNKLNNAGDFNKGENGVTPRFGLIYDLTDTVAVYANTARSFKPNSGASLQGTGFDPEKGKSYELGVKWEALDRQLSVDAAIYHIVKENVLTRDPNDPSGTYSVAAGEVRSRGLDINVAGNLTPEWRMIGGYAYVDAEVTKDNSIPTGTRLANIPRNSFSLLNTYEFQDGLAKGLGLGVGVKYVDDRAGQTAASTYTMERYSVVDLLSFYKVNEHVRLNLDVKNVFNKGYDEGAFNTYVYPGAPRTVQAGVSYTF; via the coding sequence ATGCGTCGCACGTTCGTTTCGCTTTGTGTGCTTCAAGCTATCTCCCCGCTGGCCTTTGCCGAGCCTGAACCGCTCCGCGACTCTGCCCAGATCGAACTCCAGGCCCTGAACATCACCAGCAGCGCCGACAGCGAGCGTGCCGATGGCCCGGTGGATGGCTACAAGGCCAGCCGCTCGGCCAGTGCCACACGCACTGACACAGCCCTGCACGAGACCCCGCAATCGATCAGCGTGGTACCCAAGGATGTGCTCGAAGACACCGGGGCTACCCGCCTGCAGGATGGCCTGGACTATGCCGGCGGCGTCGGCCGCGCCAACAATTTCGGCGGCCAGGGCCTGACCACCTTCACCGTGCGCGGCTTCACCACCGGCGAGTTCTACCGCAACGGCTTCCCGATCAACCGCGGCTACCCCAACGCCCCCGACGCCAACACCGTCGAACGCCTGGAAGTGATCCGTGGCCCGGCCACCAGCCTGTATGGCCGTGGTGACCCCGGCGGCACCTTCAACGTGGTCAGCAAGCAACCGCTGAGCGAGCCCAAGGTCACCCTCGGCAGCCAGTTCGACGACCAAGGCATGCACCGCGCCACCCTCGACGCCACTGGCCCGCTCAACAGCGACGGCTCGCTGGCCTACCGCCTGAACGTGCTGGGCGAAGGCGGCGAGAGCTTCCGCGACGACGTCGAGAGCGAACGCTACGACGTCGCACCGGTGATCAGCTGGCAGGTCAACGATGCCACCAAGGTCATCTTCGAAGGCGATTTCATGCGCAACAACCACCCGCTGGATCGCGGCCTGACCCGCCTGCCTGGCCAGCTCGGCACGGCTTCGCGCGACACCAACATCTGGGAAAAAGGCAGCGACAACCTGCTGCACAACGACAACAACATGGCCCAGTTGCGCTTCGAGCACTTGCTCAATGACAACTGGACCCTGGCCGGCGGCATGCAATGGCTGGACGGCTCGCTCAAGGGCAATGCCGTGGAAGCCAACGGCTTGCAGGCCGACGGCCGCACGCTGGGGCGCAACTTCAACCACCGCAAGCTGGAATGGACCGACCGCGACTACCAGCTCAACCTCACCGGCCACTTCGACACCGGAGGCTTCAGCCACACGCTGCTGACCGGCATCGAGTACGAAGACTACGACTACAACTCGATCATCCAGCGTTCGGCCGCAGGCGCCAATGCCTACCCGATCGACATTTTCGACCCGGTTCTGGGCCAGCCGCGCCCGGCCCTGACCCGCACCACCACCCATGACAAGGAAAACCTCAAGACCTGGGCGGCTTTCATCCAGGATCAGGTGGCCCTGACCGAGCGCCTGAAAGCCCTCGCCGGGGTACGTTTCGAGCGCTACGAGCATGACTACGACAACAAGCTGAACAATGCCGGTGACTTCAACAAAGGCGAGAACGGCGTCACCCCACGCTTTGGCTTGATCTACGACCTGACCGATACCGTTGCCGTCTACGCCAACACCGCGCGCTCGTTCAAGCCCAACAGCGGCGCCAGCCTGCAAGGCACGGGCTTCGACCCGGAAAAGGGCAAGTCATACGAGTTGGGTGTGAAATGGGAGGCGCTGGACCGTCAGTTGAGCGTGGACGCGGCGATCTACCACATCGTCAAGGAAAACGTGCTGACCCGCGATCCCAACGACCCGAGCGGCACCTACAGCGTCGCTGCCGGCGAAGTGCGTAGCCGCGGCCTGGACATCAACGTCGCAGGCAACCTGACGCCGGAATGGCGAATGATCGGCGGCTATGCCTACGTTGACGCCGAGGTGACCAAGGACAACAGCATCCCCACCGGCACCCGCCTGGCGAACATTCCGCGCAACAGCTTCAGCCTGCTCAACACCTATGAGTTCCAGGACGGGCTGGCCAAGGGGTTGGGCCTGGGGGTTGGCGTGAAGTACGTGGATGACCGCGCCGGGCAGACGGCGGCCAGCACCTACACCATGGAGCGCTACAGCGTGGTCGACCTGCTCAGCTTCTACAAGGTCAACGAGCACGTGCGCTTGAACCTGGATGTGAAGAACGTGTTCAACAAGGGGTATGACGAGGGCGCGTTCAATACCTACGTCTATCCAGGGGCGCCACGCACGGTGCAGGCTGGGGTTTCCTACACCTTCTAG
- a CDS encoding acyloxyacyl hydrolase, whose product MKTRLASTLAAALLALAGSHLAHAAQVSGAVGATGQGDMTYRLGMSFDWDKKWLQTDIGYVTGYWDAAYTYWEGGDASGAHSLSFSPVFTYEFSGFTYTPYVEAGIGLAAFSKTEVGDHDLGSAVNFEDRIGFGLKLPGEQKVGVRVIHYSNAGIKQPNDGIESYSLFYSKGF is encoded by the coding sequence ATGAAAACCCGTCTCGCCAGCACGCTGGCCGCCGCCCTATTGGCCCTCGCCGGCAGCCATCTGGCCCACGCCGCACAGGTTTCCGGTGCCGTGGGAGCCACCGGCCAGGGCGACATGACCTACCGTCTTGGCATGTCGTTCGACTGGGACAAGAAGTGGCTGCAAACCGACATCGGGTATGTGACGGGCTATTGGGACGCGGCCTACACCTACTGGGAAGGCGGCGATGCCAGCGGCGCCCACTCGCTGTCGTTCAGCCCGGTGTTCACCTATGAGTTCAGTGGTTTCACCTACACCCCTTATGTCGAAGCGGGCATTGGCCTGGCGGCCTTCTCCAAGACCGAAGTGGGCGACCATGACCTGGGTTCGGCCGTCAACTTCGAGGACCGCATCGGCTTTGGCCTGAAGCTGCCTGGTGAGCAGAAAGTGGGGGTGCGTGTGATTCACTATTCCAATGCCGGCATCAAACAGCCGAACGACGGTATCGAGTCGTACTCGCTGTTCTACAGCAAGGGCTTCTGA
- a CDS encoding phytanoyl-CoA dioxygenase family protein, translated as MNLDPRLQALEEQGYVLLRGVLDGVRVALLRCAIDDLQPLHWDYQGLLEHYKCVFNRDPLWLPFLDLPPLIDLAEAALGADCHVIGQTAWRSHPGYPGMELHLDHLPMTLPAWLVARDDFCQPMQILTAQLYLSDIDLDIGPTWVVPGSHRAARAPQPGEQQWQGREAQPVLCKAGDALVFRSDVWHSGGANCSTTRERDMLQVHYGRRMVAQKFSPYLNWQFNPRVLEAATPRQRRLLGEHEEAEYD; from the coding sequence ATGAATCTCGACCCCCGACTGCAAGCGCTGGAGGAGCAGGGCTACGTGCTGTTGCGCGGTGTTCTCGATGGCGTGCGTGTGGCCTTGCTGCGCTGCGCCATCGATGACCTGCAGCCACTGCACTGGGACTATCAAGGGCTGTTGGAGCACTACAAGTGCGTGTTCAATCGTGACCCGCTGTGGTTGCCCTTTCTCGACCTGCCGCCGTTGATCGACCTTGCCGAAGCTGCGCTCGGTGCAGACTGCCACGTGATCGGCCAGACCGCGTGGCGTAGCCACCCTGGCTACCCAGGCATGGAGCTGCACCTGGATCACCTGCCCATGACGTTGCCGGCCTGGCTGGTCGCGCGTGACGACTTTTGTCAACCCATGCAGATTCTGACTGCGCAGCTGTACCTGAGCGATATCGACCTCGACATCGGCCCCACTTGGGTAGTCCCAGGCAGCCACCGCGCGGCGCGTGCGCCGCAACCCGGCGAACAGCAATGGCAGGGGCGGGAGGCCCAGCCGGTACTGTGCAAGGCGGGTGACGCACTGGTGTTTCGCAGCGATGTCTGGCACAGCGGCGGTGCCAACTGCAGCACTACCCGCGAGCGCGACATGTTGCAGGTGCACTATGGCCGGCGCATGGTGGCGCAGAAGTTCTCCCCCTACCTGAATTGGCAGTTCAATCCGCGGGTACTGGAGGCGGCTACCCCGCGGCAGCGGCGGCTGTTGGGCGAGCATGAGGAGGCCGAGTACGACTGA
- a CDS encoding carboxypeptidase regulatory-like domain-containing protein: protein MRNHHYALGATLLITLALPWTLAAAAEVDDHNAPIDMQAVQLQPQEQNGVRYLEGGIGQDEANALRHTKGYDLHVELSTGAHGQFESGAAVDIQNAQGKSVLSLQDAGPLVYVQLPPGQYKVIGQGQGRTVQQQVTVNGKTPVTASLNWH, encoded by the coding sequence ATGCGTAACCATCACTATGCTCTGGGCGCCACGCTGCTGATCACACTGGCGCTGCCCTGGACCCTGGCCGCCGCCGCAGAAGTGGACGACCACAACGCCCCCATCGACATGCAGGCCGTGCAACTGCAGCCGCAGGAACAAAATGGCGTGCGTTACCTCGAGGGCGGTATCGGCCAGGACGAAGCCAATGCCCTGCGTCACACCAAGGGTTATGACCTGCACGTCGAACTGTCGACCGGCGCCCACGGCCAGTTCGAAAGCGGCGCCGCAGTCGATATCCAGAACGCACAAGGCAAGTCGGTACTGAGCCTGCAGGATGCCGGCCCGCTGGTGTATGTCCAGTTGCCGCCCGGCCAGTACAAGGTCATTGGCCAAGGCCAGGGCAGAACGGTCCAGCAACAGGTCACGGTGAATGGCAAGACGCCTGTCACCGCGAGCCTGAACTGGCACTGA
- the ptrR gene encoding putrescine utilization regulator PtrR encodes MDLVQLEIFKAVAEQGSISAAAQHIHRVPSNLTTRIKQLEEDLGVELFIREKSRLRLSPAGWNFLEYTRRILDLVHEARLTVAGEDPQGTFALGSLESTAAVRIPALLAAYNQRYPKVDLDLSTGPSGTMLEGVLSGRLVAAFVDGPVLHPTLEGMPVFEEEMVIISPLNHAPVTRAQDVNGASIYAFRANCSYRHHFENWFVQDQAVPGKIHEMESYHGMLACVSAGAGLAMLPRSMLDNMPGCSTVCAWPMQEQFRYLKTWLVWRRGTVSRSLSMFVKLLEERRAA; translated from the coding sequence GTGGACCTGGTGCAACTGGAGATCTTCAAGGCCGTGGCCGAGCAGGGCAGCATCAGTGCCGCCGCCCAGCATATCCATCGGGTGCCGTCGAACCTGACCACGCGTATCAAGCAGCTGGAGGAAGACCTCGGTGTCGAGCTGTTCATCCGCGAAAAAAGCCGCCTGCGCCTGTCGCCGGCCGGCTGGAATTTCCTTGAGTACACCCGGCGCATCCTTGACCTGGTGCACGAGGCGCGGCTGACCGTGGCCGGCGAGGACCCGCAGGGTACCTTCGCCCTGGGTTCGCTGGAGAGCACGGCGGCGGTGCGTATTCCGGCGCTGCTGGCTGCCTACAACCAGCGCTACCCCAAAGTCGACCTCGACCTGTCCACCGGGCCTTCCGGGACCATGCTCGAAGGGGTGTTGTCGGGGCGCCTGGTGGCGGCCTTTGTCGACGGCCCGGTGCTGCATCCCACGCTCGAAGGCATGCCGGTGTTCGAAGAGGAGATGGTGATCATCTCGCCGCTCAACCACGCCCCGGTGACCCGTGCCCAGGACGTCAACGGCGCGAGCATCTACGCCTTCCGCGCCAACTGCTCGTACCGCCACCACTTCGAGAACTGGTTTGTCCAGGATCAGGCAGTGCCTGGCAAGATCCACGAAATGGAGTCGTACCACGGCATGCTTGCCTGTGTCAGCGCGGGGGCCGGGCTGGCCATGCTGCCGCGCAGCATGCTCGACAACATGCCCGGCTGCAGCACGGTCTGCGCCTGGCCGATGCAGGAACAGTTCCGCTACCTCAAGACCTGGCTGGTGTGGCGGCGCGGCACGGTTTCACGCAGCCTGAGCATGTTCGTGAAACTGCTCGAAGAGCGCCGTGCGGCGTGA
- a CDS encoding aldehyde dehydrogenase family protein, translated as MSAISSLTHAISVDPFSGEQIGAYPFDTDAALEAALQRAKAGYGQWRQVSLGQRSEYLLALASTLEAKAEAFAQMISREIGKPIAQARGEVSKCVGLCRWYAEHGPAMLAAEPTQVEKARIEYRPLGPILAVMPWNFPIWQVLRGAVPAILAGNTYVLKHAPNVMGSAYLLGELFKDAGLPEGVFEVLNVTPDGVTRAINDVRIAAVTLTGSVRAGMAIGAQAGAALKKCVLELGGSDPFIVLADADLDAAVQAAVIGRYQNTGQVCAAAKRLIIEAGVVEAFTRKFVEATRKLKVGNPLEDDTYIGPMARYDLRDELDGQVQATLAEGATLLLGGNKVEGVGNFYAPTVLANVTPDMTAFKQELFGPVAAIITARDAEHAVELANDSEFGLASTIYTADYALAERMTAALDTGGVFINGYCASDPRVAFGGVKKSGFGRELSHFGVREFTNAQTVWLDRN; from the coding sequence ATGAGTGCGATCAGCAGCCTGACCCACGCCATCTCCGTCGACCCCTTCAGCGGCGAGCAGATTGGCGCCTACCCCTTCGACACCGACGCCGCACTGGAAGCGGCGCTGCAACGCGCCAAGGCTGGCTACGGCCAGTGGCGCCAAGTGTCGCTGGGTCAGCGCAGCGAGTACCTGCTCGCCCTGGCCAGCACCCTCGAAGCCAAGGCCGAAGCCTTCGCGCAGATGATCAGCCGCGAAATCGGCAAGCCGATCGCCCAAGCCCGCGGTGAAGTCAGCAAATGCGTCGGCCTGTGCCGCTGGTATGCCGAGCACGGCCCAGCAATGCTCGCCGCCGAGCCGACCCAGGTCGAGAAAGCCCGCATCGAGTACCGCCCGCTTGGCCCGATCCTCGCCGTGATGCCATGGAACTTCCCGATCTGGCAGGTGCTGCGCGGCGCGGTGCCGGCGATCCTCGCGGGCAACACCTACGTGCTCAAGCACGCGCCGAACGTGATGGGCAGCGCCTACCTGCTCGGTGAGCTGTTCAAGGACGCAGGCCTCCCAGAAGGCGTGTTCGAGGTACTGAACGTCACCCCGGACGGCGTCACCCGCGCCATCAACGACGTGCGCATCGCCGCCGTGACCCTGACTGGCAGCGTACGCGCCGGCATGGCCATCGGTGCCCAGGCGGGTGCAGCGCTGAAGAAATGCGTGCTGGAACTGGGCGGTTCCGACCCGTTCATCGTGCTCGCCGATGCCGACCTGGATGCCGCAGTGCAGGCTGCCGTCATTGGCCGCTACCAGAACACTGGCCAGGTCTGCGCCGCCGCCAAGCGCCTGATCATCGAAGCCGGCGTTGTCGAGGCGTTCACCCGCAAGTTCGTCGAAGCCACGCGCAAACTGAAAGTTGGCAACCCACTGGAGGACGACACCTACATCGGCCCGATGGCCCGTTACGACCTGCGTGACGAGCTGGATGGCCAGGTCCAGGCGACGCTGGCCGAAGGCGCTACCCTGCTGCTGGGCGGCAACAAGGTCGAAGGCGTGGGCAACTTCTACGCACCGACCGTGCTCGCCAACGTCACGCCGGACATGACCGCCTTCAAGCAGGAGCTGTTCGGGCCGGTGGCGGCAATCATCACCGCCCGCGATGCCGAGCATGCGGTGGAACTGGCCAACGACAGCGAGTTCGGCCTGGCGTCGACCATCTACACCGCCGACTATGCGCTGGCCGAGCGCATGACCGCGGCGCTGGATACCGGTGGCGTGTTCATCAACGGCTACTGCGCTTCCGACCCCCGCGTGGCGTTTGGTGGCGTGAAGAAGAGCGGTTTCGGGCGCGAGCTGTCGCACTTTGGTGTGCGCGAGTTCACCAATGCCCAGACTGTCTGGCTGGATCGTAACTGA
- a CDS encoding AAA family ATPase has product MFYLPLPSDQADRLASAPTATAFFPTASLLEAAAVLFVQNLPRQPASASADAQERRFAEIVRIANEVEGAAPGRFQGQVAQHFDREAFAMGLGMLGENGVALVSADTEYQADEFQDAEGQWNFQFADSYRQRVTPLHPVYLPSLASDLMLSDQQNRLLREFLCGVDESVAVQGFAGTGKTFLIHQFVRLLDPQRTLLLALTEGQLRALQARVKDAQAYTALTFGQLADEILNRDLTSNGWRLRDPYRTKLSWRPQEAQVVRWLNIPDIGPLAARDVVALCIKAVRSFCRSGDSQLQLHHLPWAGPGTTPLDQQVLLEKARLYWQELIRPSAREIQLPVRDYHRVKLLSLTAEVIDSRYSHIIVDEAHELSAPMLAVLDRSPQSVIALGDELQNLNGLSPHHGNFIRQRYIDHSLRAGPAMDGVLNPLIQAHPAAIQAAFNGSAEHYTRVSFFDTVTVPEQPTALIVDDEWGLFGWFQRLTHQGVPFVLLQSARKDFELFVEDCIELYRYGTRARHPMLFRYPSWQALEQDKGDDKAFAAVAGMLRKGYTPEHFAKAKSRYRWDKAPKLFLGRVRDVKNMEFARVMVSPELMVAPTTAGNRNERARMLAGLYTACSRARHELIVPGGMLDWVKDQVRD; this is encoded by the coding sequence ATGTTCTACCTGCCTTTGCCCAGCGACCAAGCCGACCGCCTGGCCAGCGCGCCCACCGCCACCGCCTTCTTCCCGACCGCCAGCCTGCTGGAGGCGGCCGCCGTGCTGTTCGTGCAGAACCTGCCGCGCCAGCCGGCCAGCGCCTCGGCGGATGCGCAGGAGCGCCGCTTCGCCGAGATCGTGCGCATCGCCAATGAAGTCGAAGGCGCTGCTCCGGGCCGCTTTCAGGGGCAGGTAGCGCAGCATTTCGACCGCGAAGCGTTCGCCATGGGGCTGGGCATGCTGGGGGAGAACGGTGTTGCCCTGGTATCGGCCGACACCGAGTACCAGGCCGACGAGTTCCAGGACGCCGAAGGCCAGTGGAATTTCCAGTTCGCCGACAGCTACCGCCAGCGCGTGACGCCGTTGCACCCGGTGTACCTGCCGTCGCTGGCCAGCGACCTGATGCTCAGTGACCAACAGAACCGCCTGCTGCGCGAGTTCCTGTGCGGCGTTGACGAATCGGTTGCCGTGCAGGGGTTCGCCGGCACCGGCAAGACCTTCCTGATCCACCAGTTCGTGCGCCTGCTCGACCCTCAGCGCACCTTGCTGCTGGCCCTCACCGAAGGCCAGCTGCGGGCATTGCAGGCGCGGGTGAAGGATGCCCAGGCCTACACCGCGCTGACCTTCGGCCAGCTGGCCGACGAAATCCTCAACCGAGACCTGACCAGCAATGGCTGGCGGCTGCGCGACCCGTACCGCACCAAGTTGTCCTGGCGCCCGCAGGAGGCGCAGGTGGTGCGCTGGCTGAACATCCCCGACATCGGCCCGCTCGCCGCGCGCGATGTGGTGGCCTTGTGCATCAAAGCCGTGCGCAGCTTCTGCCGCAGCGGTGACAGCCAGTTGCAGCTGCATCACCTGCCCTGGGCCGGGCCGGGGACCACGCCGCTGGACCAGCAAGTGCTGCTGGAAAAGGCCCGCCTGTACTGGCAGGAGTTGATCCGTCCTTCGGCGCGGGAGATCCAGCTGCCGGTACGCGATTATCACCGGGTCAAGCTGTTGTCGTTGACCGCCGAGGTGATCGACAGCCGCTACAGCCACATCATCGTCGACGAAGCCCATGAGTTGTCCGCGCCCATGCTCGCGGTGCTCGACCGCAGCCCGCAGTCGGTCATCGCCCTGGGCGACGAGCTGCAGAACCTCAATGGCCTCAGCCCACACCATGGCAATTTCATCCGCCAGCGCTACATCGACCATTCGTTGCGTGCCGGCCCGGCCATGGACGGCGTGCTCAACCCGTTGATCCAGGCGCACCCGGCGGCCATCCAGGCCGCCTTCAACGGCAGTGCCGAGCATTACACGCGGGTGAGTTTCTTCGACACGGTGACGGTGCCCGAACAGCCGACCGCATTGATCGTCGATGATGAATGGGGCCTGTTCGGCTGGTTCCAGCGCCTGACTCATCAAGGGGTGCCGTTCGTGCTGCTGCAAAGCGCGCGCAAGGACTTCGAGCTGTTCGTCGAGGACTGCATAGAGCTGTACCGCTACGGCACCCGGGCACGCCACCCGATGCTGTTCCGTTACCCCAGCTGGCAGGCGCTGGAGCAGGACAAGGGCGACGACAAGGCCTTTGCCGCCGTGGCTGGCATGCTGCGCAAGGGCTACACCCCGGAGCATTTTGCCAAGGCCAAGAGCCGTTACCGCTGGGACAAGGCGCCGAAGCTGTTCCTTGGGCGGGTGCGGGATGTGAAGAACATGGAGTTCGCCCGGGTGATGGTGTCGCCGGAGCTGATGGTTGCGCCGACCACGGCGGGCAATCGCAACGAGCGGGCGCGGATGCTGGCGGGCTTGTATACCGCCTGTTCGCGGGCGCGGCATGAGCTGATCGTGCCGGGGGGGATGCTGGACTGGGTCAAGGACCAGGTCCGGGATTGA